In a single window of the Elaeis guineensis isolate ETL-2024a chromosome 4, EG11, whole genome shotgun sequence genome:
- the LOC105043462 gene encoding uncharacterized protein isoform X2 encodes MLAEKDSVMEMEEGDTSEEEAPEEEMEDPEEESFEEEPQEVQELSQKLKEVEEEVEEEEEVEEVGEEALEEVEEEEEVEEEELEEFEEEEEENELEEVEEEEEDEEEGGEEYGGEKIMEQLDDLEEEVVKEVPEPIKQKKKQKEFEVFVGGLPRDATEGDLQEALKKAGEVIEVRLAKIRRTNKNKGFGFVRFATIDQAKKAANELKHIQIKGKSCGVRKSDDNETLHLANICTTWTKDKLVEKLKTFKLENLEEVHLIEDPYNEGKNRGYAFLDFSTHLDAVAACIKLHKRNVYFGTDVRAEVSFSKTIEPDGEVMAQVKSVFVDGLPASWDETQVRQQFKKFGEIESVQLAWNMLTSKHKDFGFVSFTTRQAALDCMEKVNKDGIGEGDRKVLVKVTLKKPLLGRRPATMGVRKGPIFKRFGRDLHSHGSGHSLSGRHAKSHNRYSFRGLGGRRLGDRSRGLDSYSSRGVGVKGQLSPPTGKHSPWYRKKIARDVSAVSRRISRDLYSGSSSSGRYALESYQDMPTAYSQSRGLDAEANVHDC; translated from the exons ATGTTAGCAGAGAAAGATTCCGTAATGGAAATGGAAGAGGGAGATACTTCGGAGGAAGAGGCCCCCGAGGAAGAAATGGAAGACCCTGAAGAAGAATCTTTTGAAGAAGAACCACAAGAAGTGCAGGAGCTTTCACAAAAGTTAAAGGAGGTAGAGGAGGaagtagaagaagaggaagaggtagAGGAGGTAGGGGAAGAAGCACTGGAGGAAgtcgaagaagaggaagaggtagAGGAAGAAGAGTTGGAGGAAttcgaagaagaggaagaggaaaatgAGTTGGAGGAAgttgaagaggaggaggaggatgaagaggagggaggagaggaatATGGAGGAGAGAAAATAATGGAGCAACTTGATGATCTGGAAGAGGAGGTGGTTAAAGAGGTTCCTGAGCCGATTAAACAGAAGAAGAAGCAGAAGGAATTTGAGGTTTTCGTGGGGGGTCTGCCGAGGGATGCGACAGAGGGGGATTTGCAGGAGGCTTTAAAGAAGGCAGGAGAAGTCATTGAGGTAAGGCTAGCGAAGATACGCCGCACGAATAAGAACAAAGGTTTCGGTTTTGTGAGGTTTGCAACTATCGATCAGGCAAAGAAGGCTGCCAATGAGCTTAAGCACATACAG ATAAAAGGTAAATCATGTGGAGTAAGGAAGAGCGATGACAATGAAACCCTTCACCTAGCGAACATATGCACTACTTGGACAAAAGATAAA TTAGTTGAGAAATTGAAAACTTTCAAACTGGAAAACCTTGAAGAAGTTCATCTGATAGAGGATCCTTATAATGAAGGGAAAAATAGAGGCTATGCATTTCTTGATTTCAGCACCCATTTGGATGCTGTAGCAGCTTGCATTAAATTACATAAAAGAAATGTTTACTTTGGTACAGATGTCAGAGCTGAAGTCTCTTTTTCCAAGACTATAGAGCCAGATGGAGAGGTCATGGCCCAG GTAAAGTCTGTTTTTGTTGATGGTTTGCCTGCTTCTTGGGATGAAACCCAAGTGCGACAACAGTTCAAGAAGTTTGGTGAAATTGAAAGTGTCCAGCTTGCTTGGAATATGCTCACATCCAAGCACAAAGATTTTGGTTTTGTCAGCTTTACAACAAGGCAAGCAGCACTGGATTGCATGGAGAAGGTCAACAAAGATGGTATAGGTGAAGGAGATCGGAAG GTCTTAGTGAAGGTTACTTTGAAAAAGCCTTTGCTGGGAAGGAGACCTGCAACAATGGGTGTTAGGAAAGGACCCATATTTAAAAGATTTGGCAGGGATTTACATTCACATGGATCTGGTCATTCTCTTTCTGGTAGACATGCAAAATCACATAATAGATATTCTTTTAGAGGACTTGGTGGGAGAAGACTTGGTGACAGGTCTAGGGGCCTCGATAGTTATTCTTCTAGAGGAGTTGGTGTTAAGGGTCAGCTGTCTCCACCCACAGGGAAACACAGTCCTTGGTATAGGAAGAAAATTGCTAGGGATGTATCTG CTGTCAGCCGCAGAATTTCTAGAGATCTTTATTCAGGGAGCAGTTCATCAGGCAGATATGCACTTGAGAGTTACCAAGATATGCCAACTGCTTATTCCCAATCTAGGGGACTGGATGCTGAAGCTAATGTCCATGACTGTTGA
- the LOC105043462 gene encoding uncharacterized protein isoform X3, which yields MLAEKDSVMEMEEGDTSEEEAPEEEMEDPEEESFEEEPQEVQELSQKLKEVEEEVEEEEEVEEVGEEALEEVEEEEEVEEEELEEFEEEEEENELEEVEEEEEDEEEGGEEYGGEKIMEQLDDLEEEVVKEVPEPIKQKKKQKEFEVFVGGLPRDATEGDLQEALKKAGEVIEVRLAKIRRTNKNKGFGFVRFATIDQAKKAANELKHIQIKGKSCGVRKSDDNETLHLANICTTWTKDKLVEKLKTFKLENLEEVHLIEDPYNEGKNRGYAFLDFSTHLDAVAACIKLHKRNVYFGTDVRAEVSFSKTIEPDGEVMAQVKSVFVDGLPASWDETQVRQQFKKFGEIESVQLAWNMLTSKHKDFGFVSFTTRQAALDCMEKVNKDGIGEGDRKVLVKVTLKKPLLGRRPATMGVRKGPIFKRFGRDLHSHGSGHSLSGRHAKSHNRYSFRGLGGRRLGDRSRGLDSYSSRGVGVKGQLSPPTGKHSPCCQPQNF from the exons ATGTTAGCAGAGAAAGATTCCGTAATGGAAATGGAAGAGGGAGATACTTCGGAGGAAGAGGCCCCCGAGGAAGAAATGGAAGACCCTGAAGAAGAATCTTTTGAAGAAGAACCACAAGAAGTGCAGGAGCTTTCACAAAAGTTAAAGGAGGTAGAGGAGGaagtagaagaagaggaagaggtagAGGAGGTAGGGGAAGAAGCACTGGAGGAAgtcgaagaagaggaagaggtagAGGAAGAAGAGTTGGAGGAAttcgaagaagaggaagaggaaaatgAGTTGGAGGAAgttgaagaggaggaggaggatgaagaggagggaggagaggaatATGGAGGAGAGAAAATAATGGAGCAACTTGATGATCTGGAAGAGGAGGTGGTTAAAGAGGTTCCTGAGCCGATTAAACAGAAGAAGAAGCAGAAGGAATTTGAGGTTTTCGTGGGGGGTCTGCCGAGGGATGCGACAGAGGGGGATTTGCAGGAGGCTTTAAAGAAGGCAGGAGAAGTCATTGAGGTAAGGCTAGCGAAGATACGCCGCACGAATAAGAACAAAGGTTTCGGTTTTGTGAGGTTTGCAACTATCGATCAGGCAAAGAAGGCTGCCAATGAGCTTAAGCACATACAG ATAAAAGGTAAATCATGTGGAGTAAGGAAGAGCGATGACAATGAAACCCTTCACCTAGCGAACATATGCACTACTTGGACAAAAGATAAA TTAGTTGAGAAATTGAAAACTTTCAAACTGGAAAACCTTGAAGAAGTTCATCTGATAGAGGATCCTTATAATGAAGGGAAAAATAGAGGCTATGCATTTCTTGATTTCAGCACCCATTTGGATGCTGTAGCAGCTTGCATTAAATTACATAAAAGAAATGTTTACTTTGGTACAGATGTCAGAGCTGAAGTCTCTTTTTCCAAGACTATAGAGCCAGATGGAGAGGTCATGGCCCAG GTAAAGTCTGTTTTTGTTGATGGTTTGCCTGCTTCTTGGGATGAAACCCAAGTGCGACAACAGTTCAAGAAGTTTGGTGAAATTGAAAGTGTCCAGCTTGCTTGGAATATGCTCACATCCAAGCACAAAGATTTTGGTTTTGTCAGCTTTACAACAAGGCAAGCAGCACTGGATTGCATGGAGAAGGTCAACAAAGATGGTATAGGTGAAGGAGATCGGAAG GTCTTAGTGAAGGTTACTTTGAAAAAGCCTTTGCTGGGAAGGAGACCTGCAACAATGGGTGTTAGGAAAGGACCCATATTTAAAAGATTTGGCAGGGATTTACATTCACATGGATCTGGTCATTCTCTTTCTGGTAGACATGCAAAATCACATAATAGATATTCTTTTAGAGGACTTGGTGGGAGAAGACTTGGTGACAGGTCTAGGGGCCTCGATAGTTATTCTTCTAGAGGAGTTGGTGTTAAGGGTCAGCTGTCTCCACCCACAGGGAAACACAGTCCTTG CTGTCAGCCGCAGAATTTCTAG
- the LOC105043463 gene encoding mitochondrial import inner membrane translocase subunit TIM23-1, whose product MADPRIYGGDDLDRRQDPSRRLYNPYQNLQIPYRTLYDVPTSPEFLFQEESVAQRRSWGENLTYYTGIGYLTGAVAGASLGVHRALRATEPGDTLKIRVNRILNSSGQDGRRIGNRLGVLGLLYAGMESGMVAARDTDDWINSVTAGLGTGALFKAANGPRSAAVAGAIGGLMVGAAVAGKQVLKRYVPI is encoded by the coding sequence ATGGCTGATCCAAGAATCTACGGTGGCGACGACCTCGATCGCCGGCAGGATCCCAGCCGGCGGCTCTACAACCCCTACCAGAACCTCCAGATCCCCTATCGGACCCTCTACGACGTTCCCACCTCGCCGGAGTTCCTTTTCCAGGAGGAATCCGTCGCCCAGCGCCGCTCCTGGGGCGAGAACCTCACCTACTACACCGGCATCGGCTACCTCACCGGCGCCGTTGCCGGCGCCTCCCTCGGCGTCCACCGCGCTCTTCGCGCCACCGAGCCTGGCGATACTCTCAAGATCCGCGTCAACCGCATCCTCAATTCGTCCGGCCAGGACGGCCGCCGGATCGGGAACCGCCTCGGCGTTCTCGGCCTCCTGTATGCAGGGATGGAAAGCGGGATGGTCGCTGCCAGGGACACGGATGACTGGATCAACAGCGTGACTGCTGGGCTCGGCACCGGGGCCCTGTTCAAGGCCGCGAATGGGCCGCGTTCGGCGGCTGTCGCTGGCGCCATCGGGGGATTGATGGTTGGAGCTGCTGTCGCTGGGAAGCAGGTGTTGAAGAGATATGTGCCGATCTAG
- the LOC105043462 gene encoding uncharacterized protein isoform X1: MLAEKDSVMEMEEGDTSEEEAPEEEMEDPEEESFEEEPQEVQELSQKLKEVEEEVEEEEEVEEVGEEALEEVEEEEEVEEEELEEFEEEEEENELEEVEEEEEDEEEGGEEYGGEKIMEQLDDLEEEVVKEVPEPIKQKKKQKEFEVFVGGLPRDATEGDLQEALKKAGEVIEVRLAKIRRTNKNKGFGFVRFATIDQAKKAANELKHIQIKGKSCGVRKSDDNETLHLANICTTWTKDKLVEKLKTFKLENLEEVHLIEDPYNEGKNRGYAFLDFSTHLDAVAACIKLHKRNVYFGTDVRAEVSFSKTIEPDGEVMAQVKSVFVDGLPASWDETQVRQQFKKFGEIESVQLAWNMLTSKHKDFGFVSFTTRQAALDCMEKVNKDGIGEGDRKVLVKVTLKKPLLGRRPATMGVRKGPIFKRFGRDLHSHGSGHSLSGRHAKSHNRYSFRGLGGRRLGDRSRGLDSYSSRGVGVKGQLSPPTGKHSPWYRKKIARDVSAKWSCLVQLSAAEFLEIFIQGAVHQADMHLRVTKICQLLIPNLGDWMLKLMSMTVDLNAARLMIILQYLDISVPTLS, encoded by the exons ATGTTAGCAGAGAAAGATTCCGTAATGGAAATGGAAGAGGGAGATACTTCGGAGGAAGAGGCCCCCGAGGAAGAAATGGAAGACCCTGAAGAAGAATCTTTTGAAGAAGAACCACAAGAAGTGCAGGAGCTTTCACAAAAGTTAAAGGAGGTAGAGGAGGaagtagaagaagaggaagaggtagAGGAGGTAGGGGAAGAAGCACTGGAGGAAgtcgaagaagaggaagaggtagAGGAAGAAGAGTTGGAGGAAttcgaagaagaggaagaggaaaatgAGTTGGAGGAAgttgaagaggaggaggaggatgaagaggagggaggagaggaatATGGAGGAGAGAAAATAATGGAGCAACTTGATGATCTGGAAGAGGAGGTGGTTAAAGAGGTTCCTGAGCCGATTAAACAGAAGAAGAAGCAGAAGGAATTTGAGGTTTTCGTGGGGGGTCTGCCGAGGGATGCGACAGAGGGGGATTTGCAGGAGGCTTTAAAGAAGGCAGGAGAAGTCATTGAGGTAAGGCTAGCGAAGATACGCCGCACGAATAAGAACAAAGGTTTCGGTTTTGTGAGGTTTGCAACTATCGATCAGGCAAAGAAGGCTGCCAATGAGCTTAAGCACATACAG ATAAAAGGTAAATCATGTGGAGTAAGGAAGAGCGATGACAATGAAACCCTTCACCTAGCGAACATATGCACTACTTGGACAAAAGATAAA TTAGTTGAGAAATTGAAAACTTTCAAACTGGAAAACCTTGAAGAAGTTCATCTGATAGAGGATCCTTATAATGAAGGGAAAAATAGAGGCTATGCATTTCTTGATTTCAGCACCCATTTGGATGCTGTAGCAGCTTGCATTAAATTACATAAAAGAAATGTTTACTTTGGTACAGATGTCAGAGCTGAAGTCTCTTTTTCCAAGACTATAGAGCCAGATGGAGAGGTCATGGCCCAG GTAAAGTCTGTTTTTGTTGATGGTTTGCCTGCTTCTTGGGATGAAACCCAAGTGCGACAACAGTTCAAGAAGTTTGGTGAAATTGAAAGTGTCCAGCTTGCTTGGAATATGCTCACATCCAAGCACAAAGATTTTGGTTTTGTCAGCTTTACAACAAGGCAAGCAGCACTGGATTGCATGGAGAAGGTCAACAAAGATGGTATAGGTGAAGGAGATCGGAAG GTCTTAGTGAAGGTTACTTTGAAAAAGCCTTTGCTGGGAAGGAGACCTGCAACAATGGGTGTTAGGAAAGGACCCATATTTAAAAGATTTGGCAGGGATTTACATTCACATGGATCTGGTCATTCTCTTTCTGGTAGACATGCAAAATCACATAATAGATATTCTTTTAGAGGACTTGGTGGGAGAAGACTTGGTGACAGGTCTAGGGGCCTCGATAGTTATTCTTCTAGAGGAGTTGGTGTTAAGGGTCAGCTGTCTCCACCCACAGGGAAACACAGTCCTTGGTATAGGAAGAAAATTGCTAGGGATGTATCTG CAAAGTGGTCATGTCTGGTGCAGCTGTCAGCCGCAGAATTTCTAGAGATCTTTATTCAGGGAGCAGTTCATCAGGCAGATATGCACTTGAGAGTTACCAAGATATGCCAACTGCTTATTCCCAATCTAGGGGACTGGATGCTGAAGCTAATGTCCATGACTGTTGATTTGAATGCCGCGAGACTTATGATTATCCTGCAGTATCTGGATATAAGCGTTCCTACTCTGAGTTA G